The following coding sequences lie in one Biomphalaria glabrata chromosome 18, xgBioGlab47.1, whole genome shotgun sequence genomic window:
- the LOC106070658 gene encoding uncharacterized protein LOC106070658 has product MSNLATSPPKDDDTNMTEPEFSDNPDCSGDGKTCGECGKIFSHPFYFSTHISIHASEKGYSLVGQCVHCGLTFSDVQIFEQHLVSSQAKLKEQNQEEEEVASTDRCMSIEYNDDEQFNEEEDVKPVLQVVDPEPEINNKPLVVKQELLDISYEPKTKRRRQSVQRFEPEPINPSHQDNDPAVEAYLMSLTQMGLTVDPAAFGHPPSRNRGRRASLARGRGRGSKMLIDRGTLNIPEEMIVPKKASPKYEYLDLDYDTLLEEEQEVLPKSGKQTRGERLQQRLQRLNQQREAESKSKTESKESKSTTESKESKSTTESKESKSTTESKESKSTTESKESKPLVENEESKPTKDIKESEPRAESKVEPKTELENESKTDSKDEAKTEHEDKPKCIDEVLPKEESKAQPNVESRDKASPGSSSSTPDTSVRKKVSKPGSSNTSPFAGLGFDKSLPLNKIMMKSELEDRDYSPYSRSHGKTKARGSRGFRGHTRGSASLSIRSSTPAPPPVPPVPVIPGLGGYARFNPNYCPPIAPSANRPTPNVKTNKQGAIANQLKIKTPFPPARIQNRVEIVSQAMRIVPNKGTDLVPRYSRVTAPKRIDHKVTPSSSMECSKQDSRDYVEIMLQTLTDELIPNKMNKNFSNSTTFFGKTENYLTGSSHAKPAFPGPSRTSRMVAPGRGGMFLDSLNFSGQMRHVSKPGLPPQGVLNNGGRYPGPSNIRAPRARERGGVVASLPRGRGGTIAQNTAYPVKMGRGVGKGSTVPAKTLAPRVAAKPVPTTDEVIVLDDDDDVVIMFEDEPGSGRNAPSQPEKRSTVIIDVDKEDTSESSIQIIKEIDPKLNNKQSPLGQDDKLSLTASVCLTRINSVDSLSDPAIVSSKLEVEDIEGWKVCLAENSDSDSDADESNRKEKSPEENHTNSNSDIGCQGEAEKDELSSKNVKTCSVSENVQNLDHDNSETKNEKLEKELANNKTQESDLKSSKDSISCSSQSSSSVVPLTFPAFVKDTDNLLDIFSEIEKTCKEIEENSGNDSGTESEKTDYSSALKAKTGPKDNLVASETNGNSETETGIDTIMKQTQDKSLSVSDSSEHNVDYGTDDKMLGQDNMEVTGSDDTPLAKNCAEQENASTDRQVQRQEIETFCGTSNTHDTHSEAGSNCEISRIPKDVDMNSLVTNSVRDDSKDICSEASSETEANSCLDGGNLNTKMLSEIARDESQVRNLENENVTSNHDRTQELSSFSSFGHATTSIVSLSQKGEDSQVHKITLESFSPLLDSDLAAEVSKSLQSPVSLESEPNSLDDQNKSKKTLMNKSFALLPHEVEIGEETNQIQLQNENTESVMDCSVTNDNVMTSGVTNENSVINSKNNIPSDCLGQRTRGSETCSEICASTSDANCTELYQHEHIHNAVTPAGDNESSDVDQSELGPSAATNVEGSGAVGSSSFKKRSPGRNSCRDIDLPASHLEDDADRDGDDSYGSGGRNNPSGPHTNGLVCTGHQESATTNSGSSNSQNDSPTDCEPLHTSTTCSFKSSLALKNNITHLDRLWEKHGFRTFCPSSVNRTSSKRKVISLLKKNIIKQRHYCQYHSEVSRMLTKFSKQKHQICKSVFPEIVLLRPESKWLHFSQSHIIRNTKSLKAPASCRHGIDNYAHRIEVRKRLYERPYCSAKHKLSLPQVLYPGHCHAWTCFTKPFIHENVFFQRCNILELRNILSTVKKSNRKLNVGSVKKPCRKWREKLVPIRQKFLYRLNKSQSDMKHSFLSSPLKDKGSCVCMRTRGKYEHGSNHRPTSQGHHRTSCRSTNRREVVRGNGSTGHKRKGSDEEDDGNEEGKKGRYPCVQEDNILKCSICNVKFKLLKELLRHFLTEHPGCCDKKNRVIISSAKKRISSSCNHPNRVSKQNSQEEEPDPLASHVYENVTVGKTQLVYVMPTKPVVHYTSKVKKTNLDVSTTPPVSISQSYEASGAKQLVDKKTDDEGNIYVSYTPKSDDKVHNDTVASVSDFGSYNVTPNDTSVTDIYVKNPADQSDQVEPLFPGYVSRNKTFSDHSLSGHNSMGKGLDTDHDTLSCDIVVKEEPGDDVLPCDITIKEEPADDVMSRDKVVKHELQGDSDEESLPITFGETCFVQEEDFKKMVPLISGSSQSDRFILPTLDNDAKKVHLIYRNESTFSQNVRVKCGRPKKTSQAPPQSELIMVYPSKPVVNFGRKSIYVDMSDIELKNARQEAVSDLVTVAKGKGVDPDIEDLPTEKKSLLPERQHTMSLTAKTSGAQQAPNKAHAEPSLCIDTSFSLKQSNLTTSLSHNGLQKSPKVIYVHPKKPVVNFAGRQPKSDSSRWTEG; this is encoded by the coding sequence AATCAAGAAGAGGAAGAAGTGGCTTCCACGGACAGATGTATGTCGATAGAGTATAATGACGATGAGCAGttcaatgaagaagaagatgtCAAACCTGTGCTACAAGTTGTTGACCCTGAGCCAGAGATAAATAACAAGCCTCTGGTTGTGAAACAGGAACTGCTAGATATCTCATATGAGCCCAAAACAAAGAGACGGCGCCAGAGTGTACAAAGATTTGAACCCGAACCAATAAATCCTTCCCACCAAGACAATGATCCAGCTGTGGAGGCATACCTCATGAGTCTCACCCAGATGGGTCTCACTGTTGACCCCGCAGCATTTGGGCACCCACCTAGCAGAAATCGCGGCAGGAGGGCATCATTGGCCAGGGGTCGAGGAAGAGGGAGCAAGATGCTGATTGACAGGGGCACCCTAAACATACCAGAAGAAATGATTGTGCCCAAGAAAGCGAGTCCTAAATAtgagtacttagacttagactacgACACTCTGTTGGAGGAAGAGCAGGAAGTGTTACCAAAGAGTGGAAAGCAGACCAGGGGAGAACGTCTCCAGCAGAGACTGCAAAGGTTGAACCAACAAAGAGAGGctgaatctaaatctaaaaccgAAAGTAAAGAATCCAAATCTACAACCGAGAGTAAAGAATCCAAATCTACAACCGAGAGTAAAGAATCCAAATCTACAACCGAGAGTAAAGAATCCAAATCCACAACCGAGAGTAAAGAATCCAAACCCTTAGTTGAGAATGAAGAATCTAAACCTACTAAAGACATTAAGGAGTCTGAACCTAGAGCTGAGAGTAAAGTTGAACCTAAAACTGAACTTGAGAATGAATCTAAAACTGACTCGAAGGATGAAGCAAAAACTGAACATGAAGACAAACCTAAGTGCATTGATGAAGTCCTTCCAAAAGAAGAATCTAAAGCCCAGCCAAATGTTGAATCAAGAGATAAAGCCAGCCCTGGTTCATCTTCATCAACGCCTGACaccagtgtaagaaaaaaagtaagcaaACCAGGCAGTAGTAATACATCACCATTTGCTGGACTGGGGTTTGATAAGAGTTTGCCCTTGAATAAAATCATGATGAAATCTGAACTGGAAGACAGAGACTACTCTCCTTACAGCCGTTCTCACGGCAAGACAAAGGCCAGGGGCTCAAGAGGTTTCAGAGGCCACACTCGAGGCTCAGCGTCGCTTTCAATCAGATCTTCAACACCAGCACCTCCGCCTGTTCCCCCTGTTCCTGTTATTCCTGGTCTAGGTGGTTATGCCAGATTTAACCCAAACTATTGTCCTCCAATAGCTCCAAGTGCCAACAGGCCAACTCCTAATGTCAAAACGAATAAGCAAGGAGCTATTGCTAACcaactgaaaataaaaacaccTTTCCCCCCTGCTAGGATCCAAAATCGTGTGGAAATAGTATCCCAAGCTATGCGGATAGTACCTAATAAAGGCACTGACTTAGTGCCGAGGTATTCTAGGGTAACAGCTCCTAAAAGAATCGATCACAAGGTAACCCCTTCTAGCAGTATGGAGTGCTCAAAACAAGATTCCAGGGATTATGTTGAAATCATGCTGCAGACCCTCACTGATGAGCTGATCCcaaataaaatgaacaaaaatttCTCAAACTCCACAACATTTTTTGGGAAGACTGAGAATTATCTTACTGGGTCATCTCATGCTAAGCCAGCCTTTCCTGGTCCAAGCAGAACCAGTAGAATGGTGGCTCCTGGAAGAGGTGGCATGTTCTTAGATTCTTTAAACTTCAGTGGACAAATGCGGCATGTTTCAAAACCAGGGCTGCCACCACAAGGAGTTTTAAACAACGGTGGCCGGTACCCTGGCCCATCTAACATTAGGGCTCCTAGAGCCAGGGAACGAGGCGGTGTTGTTGCTAGTCTTCCAAGGGGAAGAGGGGGGACTATAGCCCAGAACACTGCCTACCCTGTAAAAATGGGGAGAGGTGTAGGCAAAGGATCAACTGTTCCTGCCAAGACACTTGCCCCGAGAGTTGCTGCTAAACCTGTGCCAACCACTGATGAAGTTATAGTCCtggatgatgacgatgatgttGTTATAATGTTTGAGGATGAACCTGGGTCAGGCCGTAATGCTCCTTCTCAACCTGAGAAGAGATCCACAGTCATTATAGACGTAGACAAAGAGGACACATCAGAATCAAGCATACAAATCATCAAGGAAATCGACCCAAAACTCAACAATAAACAGTCGCCCTTGGGCCAAGACGACAAACTCAGCTTGACTGCTTCTGTATGTCTGACGAGAATCAATTCTGTTGATTCTCTCAGTGATCCAGCCATTGTAAGCAGCAAGTTAGAGGTAGAAGACATTGAGGGATGGAAAGTTTGCCTTGCAGAAAATTCTGATTCAGATTCTGATGCAGATGAATCCAATAGGAAAGAGAAATCTCCAGAAGAGAATCATACCAATTCAAATTCAGATATTGGATGCCAGGGTGAAGCTGAGAAAGACGAGCTTTCCTCCAAAAATGTTAAAACTTGCAGCGTGAGTGAAAATGTTCAAAACTTGGATCACGACAActctgaaacaaaaaatgaaaagctCGAGAAAGAACTGGCAAATAACAAGACCCAAGAAAGTGACTTGAAAAGTTCTAAAGATTCTATCTCTTGCAGTTCACAATCTTCATCTAGTGTAGTTCCATTGACCTTTCCTGCATTTGTCAAGGATACGGACAACCTACTTGATATCTTCTCAGAAATTGAGAAAACTTGCAAAGAAATAGAGGAGAACTCTGGGAATGACAGCGGCACTGAATCAGAGAAAACAGACTACTCTTCAGCCTTGAAAGCAAAGACTGGTCCAAAAGATAACCTTGTGGCTTCAGAGACAAATGGTAACAGTGAAACGGAGACTGGAATTGATACCATTAtgaaacaaacacaagacaagTCTTTATCAGTCTCAGACAGTTCAGAGCATAATGTTGATTATGGCACAGATGACAAGATGCTTGGTCAAGACAACATGGAGGTGACAGGCTCTGATGATACACCCTTAGCTAAAAACTGTGCTGAACAAGAGAACGCAAGCACAGACAGACAGGTTCAGCGTCAAGAGATTGAGACATTCTGTGGGACCAGTAACACACATGACACTCATTCAGAGGCAGGTAGTAATTGTGAAATTAGTCGTATCCCCAAGGATGTGGATATGAATAGTCTGGTCACCAACAGTGTAAGAGATGATAGTAAAGACATCTGTTCAGAAGCCTCTTCTGAGACTGAAGCTAATTCTTGTTTGGATGGGGgcaatttaaatacaaaaatgttgaGCGAGATTGCGAGAGACGAATCTCAAGTGAGAAACCTTGAGAATGAGAATGTCACATCAAACCATGATAGAACTCAGGAATTGTCTTCTTTCAGCTCCTTTGGTCATGCTACCACCAGCATTGTGTCTCTAAGTCAGAAGGGAGAGGACAGCCAGGTACATAAAATAACTTTGGAGTCATTCAGTCCTCTTTTGGACAGTGACCTGGCAGCTGAAGTGAGCAAATCTTTACAATCTCCAGTCTCGTTGGAATCTGAGCCTAACTCTCTGGATGACCAAAATAAATCTAAGAAAACTTTGATGAACAAATCTTTCGCCTTGTTACCTCATGAAGTAGAAATAGGAGAAGAGACTAATCAAATTCAGCTACAAAATGAAAACACAGAATCTGTTATGGACTGTAGTGtgacaaatgacaatgtcaTGACTTCTGGTGTGACAAATGAAAACTCTGTCATAAACTCAAAGAACAACATTCCATCTGATTGTCTAGGGCAAAGAACTCGAGGTAGTGAAACCTGTTCAGAAATCTGTGCATCTACAAGCGATGCTAATTGCACTGAGTTATATCAACATGAACATATCCACAATGCAGTTACTCCAGCTGGTGACAATGAAAGTTCCGATGTGGACCAGTCAGAGCTAGGCCCTTCTGCAGCTACAAATGTAGAGGGTAGTGGAGCCGTGGGAAGTAGCTCATTCAAGAAGAGATCTCCTGGGCGAAACTCCTGCAGAGACATAGACTTACCTGCTTCTCACTTGGAGGATGATGCAGACAGAGATGGTGATGATAGCTATGGCAGTGGAGGAAGAAATAACCCCAGTGGACCTCACACCAATGGGTTGGTTTGCACTGGGCACCAAGAAAGTGCCACAACCAATAGTGGTAGCAGCAATAGCCAGAATGATAGTCCGACAGACTGTGAACCCTTGCACACCTCCACCACATGTTCCTTTAAGAGCTCATTGGCTTTAAAGAATAACATTACACATTTGGATAGGCTTTGGGAAAAACATGGTTTCAGAACTTTCTGCCCATCATCAGTAAATCGAACATCCAGTAAAAGAAAAGTGATCTCATTGTTAAAGAAAAACATCATTAAACAAAGACACTATTGTCAGTATCATTCAGAAGTGTCGAGAATGTTGACCAAGTTTTCTAAACAAAAGCATCAAATATGCAAGAGTGTGTTTCCAGAGATTGTTTTACTAAGACCAGAATCAAAATGGTTACATTTCTCACAGTCTCATATAATCAGAAATACTAAATCCCTAAAAGCTCCAGCTAGCTGCAGACATGGGATTGATAATTATGCACATAGGATAGAGGTGAGAAAAAGGCTTTATGAAAGACCTTACTGCAGTGCTAAACATAAACTCTCCTTGCCTCAAGTCCTCTATCCTGGTCACTGCCATGCATGGACATGTTTCACTAAGCCTTTCATCCATGAAAATGTGTTCTTTCAGAGATGTAACATTTTAGAACTAAGAAATATATTGAGCACTGTGAAGAAGTCAAATAGGAAACTGAATGTTGGGTCTGTGAAGAAACCTTGTAGAAAATGGAGAGAAAAACTTGTTCCAATCAGACAGAAATTTTTGTATAGATTGAACAAATCTCAATCAGACATGAAACATTCATTTTTATCATCACCATTAAAAGACAAAGGAAGTTGTGTCTGTATGAGAACCCGTGGGAAGTATGAACACGGCAGCAACCACAGACCCACCAGTCAGGGTCACCACCGCACCTCTTGCAGGAGCACCAACAGGCGGGAGGTTGTCAGAGGCAATGGTAGCACTGGTCATAAAAGAAAGGGCAGTGATGAGGAGGATGATGGCAATGAGGAGGGAAAGAAGGGACGCTACCCCTGTGTTCAGGAGGACAATATTTTAAAGTGCTCCATTTGTAATGTTAAATTTAAACTCTTAAAGGAGTTGCTGAGACATTTTTTGACAGAACATCCTGGCTGCTGTGACAAGAAAAACCGAGTTATAATTTCTTCTGCAAAGAAGAGAATTAGCTCATCGTGTAACCATCCCAACCGCGTGTCAAAACAAAACTCTCAGGAGGAGGAGCCTGACCCTTTGGCTAGCCACGTGTATGAAAATGTCACAGTGGGTAAAACTCAGTTAGTTTATGTCATGCCCACCAAACCAGTTGTCCACTACACCAGCAAAGTCAAGAAAACGAATCTTGACGTAAGCACTACACCTCCTGTTTCTATTAGCCAGTCCTATGAAGCATCGGGAGCGAAGCAATTGGTGGATAAAAAGACAGACGATGAAGGAAACATTTATGTTTCATACACTCCAAAATCTGATGACAAAGTTCATAATGATACTGTTGCTTCTGTCTCTGATTTTGGTTCTTATAATGTTACTCCTAATGATACTTCTGTCACAGATATTTATGTTAAAAACCCAGCTGACCAAAGTGATCAAGTGGAACCTTTATTTCCAGGTTACGTCAGTCGCAACAAAACCTTCAGTGACCATTCCTTATCCGGGCATAACTCAATGGGCAAGGGTTTGGATACAGATCATGATACGTTATCATGTGACATTGTTGTCAAGGAGGAACCAGGTGATGATGTATTACCATGTGACATTACAATCAAAGAGGAACCAGCTGATGATGTGATGTCACGTGACAAAGTTGTTAAACACGAACTGCAGGGTGACAGCGATGAAGAGTCGTTACCGATAACCTTTGGTGAAACTTGTTTCGTACAGGAAGAGGACTTCAAGAAAATGGTCCCCCTTATATCAGGATCTTCACAAAGTGATAGATTTATTCTTCCCACCTTAGACAATGACGCTAAAAAGGTCCATCTCATCTATAGAAATGAATCTACTTTTTCTCAAAACGTTAGAGTTAAATGTGGTCGACCTAAAAAAACTTCTCAAGCTCCACCACAATCTGAGCTCATTATGGTCTATCCAAGTAAACCTGTTGTCAACTTCGGGAGAAAGTCGATCTATGTTGATATGTCAGACATTGAATTGAAAAACGCTAGACAAGAAGCTGTTTCAGACTTAGTGACTGTAGCTAAAGGAAAAGGTGTTGATCCAGACATTGAGGATCTAcccacagaaaaaaaatctctactGCCTGAGAGACAACACACAATGAGcctaactgcaaaaacctctggagCCCAACAGGCACCAAATAAAGCTCATGCCGAACCATCACTTTGCATAGATACCTCATTTTCTCTCAAGCAGAGTAATCTGACTACGTCACTGTCTCACAACGGACTGCAGAAAAGTCCGAAAGTGATCTAC